The proteins below are encoded in one region of Drosophila santomea strain STO CAGO 1482 chromosome 3R, Prin_Dsan_1.1, whole genome shotgun sequence:
- the LOC120451543 gene encoding uncharacterized protein LOC120451543: protein MPNNNQVRREERAAGEGVQRQRHKLRRSVQRAVGAERSVSPQSGRVERMRGSERRRVVFHTAEVTTLRRTLGSSRQVRQNPVAARSRQCQAHNGRVEHPPGRVKGAAQFASPGNDPNDGEALTPGHLLIGQPLITLQESGTGGVCSKAS, encoded by the exons ATGCCAAATAATAACCAG GTTCGTCGGGAGGAGAGGGCTGCCGGAGAAGGTGTTCAGCGACAACGCCACAAACTTCGTAGGAGCGTGCAACGTGCTGTAGGAGCTGAGCGAAGCGTTTCACCGCAGTCGGGACGAGTGGAGCGGATGCGCGGCTCAGAGAGGCGTCGAGTGGTGTTTCATACCGCCGAGGTCACCACACTTCGGaggactttgggaagcagccGTCAAGTCCGCCAAAACCCGGTTGCTGCGAGGAGTCGGCAATGCCAAGCTCACAACGGACGAGTTGAGCACCCACCTGGTCGAGTTAAAGGCGCTGCTCAATTCGCGTCACCGGGCAACGATCCCAACGATGGAGAGGCCCTAACTCCAGGACACCTACTAATCGGGCAGCCTCTGATCACGCTGCAAGAATCCGGCACAGGAGGAGTTTGCAGCAAGGCCAGTTGA
- the LOC120451690 gene encoding cytochrome b-c1 complex subunit 6, mitochondrial — MAFRNWFSLPVVRADDEEDLVDPQSVLREKCQAKGHIESLYNKYQECNDRVNGRSKTTETCIEELFDYVAELDHCVSHSLFTKLK; from the exons ATGGCTTTTAGGAACTGGTTTTCGCTTCCAGTCGTTAGAGCTGATGACGAAGAGGACTTGGTTGACCCTCAATCAGTTTTAAGG GAAAAATGCCAAGCTAAAGGTCACATAGAATCCTTGTACAATAAGTACCAAGAGTGTAATGATCGTGTGAATGGGCGATCCAAAACAACTGAGACGTGCATCGAAGAACTATTTGACTATGTTGCTGAGTTAGATCATTGCGTTTCGCACAGCctttttacaaaactaaaGTAA